A genomic segment from Spongiibacter sp. IMCC21906 encodes:
- a CDS encoding precorrin-2 C(20)-methyltransferase gives MEIKQRGHLYGIGVGPGDPELLTLKAVRLIGESPVVAYFCKRGSLGRARNNCAAHLSIQHKELPLVYPLTTELSHHSQEYRDRIEQFFDEAAEMVAVELDAGRNVALLNEGDAFFYGSFMHVFLRLKERFDITVVPGVNSVMACGALLPQPLVMRDDVLTVIPGTLDDSAMEAAMAASKATVIMKVGSNLARICNAAKKLGVDDRAWYVEKASLPDQKVQRLSEVGVTKAPYFSMVLIPGVGERV, from the coding sequence ATGGAAATTAAACAGCGTGGACATCTCTACGGTATTGGCGTTGGTCCCGGAGATCCTGAGCTGCTTACCTTAAAAGCTGTCAGGTTAATTGGTGAGTCTCCGGTGGTGGCCTACTTTTGCAAACGTGGCAGCTTGGGACGAGCAAGAAACAACTGTGCTGCACACCTATCAATTCAGCATAAAGAACTGCCGTTAGTGTACCCGCTTACCACCGAGCTATCTCATCACAGTCAAGAGTACCGTGACCGCATAGAACAATTTTTTGATGAGGCGGCAGAGATGGTGGCCGTTGAATTAGATGCCGGTAGAAATGTGGCGCTGCTGAATGAAGGTGATGCTTTTTTCTACGGCTCGTTTATGCATGTGTTTCTGCGCTTAAAAGAGCGTTTTGATATTACCGTGGTTCCCGGTGTGAACTCGGTGATGGCCTGTGGTGCGCTGCTGCCCCAGCCTTTGGTGATGCGCGACGACGTGCTTACCGTTATCCCCGGTACCCTGGACGACAGCGCGATGGAAGCGGCGATGGCGGCCAGCAAGGCAACGGTGATAATGAAGGTGGGTAGTAATTTGGCGCGGATCTGCAACGCTGCCAAAAAGCTTGGTGTGGATGATCGGGCGTGGTATGTGGAAAAGGCGAGTTTACCCGACCAAAAAGTGCAGCGTTTATCCGAGGTGGGGGTGACAAAAGCACCTTACTTTTCAATGGTGCTTATTCCCGGTGTAGGAGAGCGGGTATGA
- the cobM gene encoding precorrin-4 C(11)-methyltransferase, whose protein sequence is MTVHFIGAGPGAADLITLRARDLLASCPVCLYAGSIIPEPILQHCPKDARLVNTAGMALDDIIEAFRQAEGQGQDVTRLHSGDLSIYSALAEQLRRLRAEGIPYTLCPGVPAFAAAAAVLGQELTLPEVAQSLVITRTQGRASAMPDKESLEMFAQTGTTLAIHLSLHGIEKVVARLRPFYGDCCPVAVVFRASHTDEKILRGSLTTIVAAVEVLTEKRSALIFVGPALGETGFRDSALYDATHQRMFRPSGGENVWT, encoded by the coding sequence ATGACCGTTCACTTTATTGGCGCCGGGCCAGGCGCGGCAGACTTAATTACCCTGCGGGCCCGAGACTTGTTGGCGAGTTGCCCGGTGTGTTTATACGCCGGTTCTATTATTCCCGAACCAATTTTGCAGCATTGCCCTAAAGATGCTCGCTTAGTGAATACCGCGGGTATGGCCTTGGATGACATTATAGAGGCGTTCCGACAAGCCGAGGGGCAGGGACAAGATGTGACTCGTTTACACTCGGGTGATCTATCTATTTATTCTGCCTTGGCAGAACAACTCCGTCGCTTAAGAGCTGAAGGCATTCCTTACACCTTGTGTCCGGGGGTGCCTGCTTTTGCTGCTGCCGCAGCAGTATTAGGGCAGGAACTAACACTGCCTGAAGTTGCTCAGTCGCTGGTGATAACCCGCACCCAAGGCCGGGCTTCAGCCATGCCGGATAAAGAGTCTTTAGAGATGTTTGCCCAGACAGGCACAACACTGGCGATACATTTATCACTGCATGGAATCGAGAAGGTCGTGGCACGACTGCGGCCTTTTTACGGCGACTGCTGCCCTGTTGCGGTGGTGTTTAGGGCGAGCCACACAGATGAAAAAATACTGCGTGGTAGCCTGACAACGATAGTGGCTGCGGTAGAGGTGTTAACTGAAAAACGCTCGGCATTGATTTTTGTCGGCCCGGCGCTGGGTGAGACAGGCTTTCGTGACAGTGCGCTTTACGATGCTACACATCAGCGCATGTTCAGGCCCAGTGGCGGAGAGAATGTTTGGACTTAA
- the cobJ gene encoding precorrin-3B C(17)-methyltransferase, whose translation MTGAVWVVGTGPAGAAWLSPETREILAQATDLVGYGPYINRVAESHHCCHISDNRQELARAEVALDMAESGRQVAVVSGGDPGIFAMAAAVCECIASAPEGRWQNVELAVFPGISALQAAAARIGAPLGHDFCVISLSDVLKPWSVIFNRLRLAAQADFAMVFYNPRSSQRSWQLGEALNLLAQEQAPDTPVVFARAIGREDEKLHFTSLAEADPSLVDMSTLVLVGNSQSRYFNHGGRQWMYSPRDYPADLRSKQTMTSR comes from the coding sequence ATGACTGGCGCCGTGTGGGTCGTAGGAACCGGTCCTGCGGGGGCGGCGTGGCTGAGTCCCGAGACCCGAGAAATTTTAGCGCAGGCGACGGACTTGGTGGGTTATGGCCCTTATATCAACCGAGTGGCCGAATCACATCACTGCTGTCATATTTCGGATAACCGTCAAGAATTAGCAAGAGCAGAAGTGGCGCTGGATATGGCTGAGTCTGGTCGTCAGGTTGCTGTGGTGTCTGGCGGTGACCCCGGTATTTTTGCAATGGCGGCGGCGGTATGCGAATGCATTGCCTCGGCACCCGAGGGGCGTTGGCAGAATGTTGAGTTGGCTGTGTTTCCTGGTATTTCCGCTTTGCAGGCCGCAGCGGCCCGAATCGGTGCGCCACTCGGACACGACTTCTGTGTTATATCGCTATCGGACGTGCTTAAGCCTTGGTCAGTTATTTTTAATCGCCTGCGCCTTGCCGCACAGGCGGATTTTGCCATGGTCTTTTATAACCCCCGATCCTCTCAGCGATCGTGGCAGCTTGGTGAAGCGCTTAATTTGCTGGCTCAAGAACAAGCGCCAGACACGCCAGTGGTGTTTGCCCGGGCTATCGGTCGCGAGGATGAAAAGTTGCATTTTACAAGTTTGGCAGAGGCTGACCCCAGTCTAGTGGATATGAGCACCTTGGTGTTGGTGGGCAATTCTCAGAGCCGATATTTTAACCACGGGGGTCGGCAGTGGATGTATAGCCCCAGAGATTACCCCGCTGATTTACGTTCTAAACAAACGATGACATCCCGGTAG
- the cbiE gene encoding precorrin-6y C5,15-methyltransferase (decarboxylating) subunit CbiE: MRKEQNALSISKFQQPWLSLVGLTEAGWQGLAADAKQAVEQASLLVGSARQLGLIPEISGQQRLQWSSPLQDGIDEVLQHSTEMVCVLASGDPFWFGIGATLSRQLPASAMRCFPGPSAFSLAAARQSWPLQDCLCLSVVARDVDRLRSVLAPGQKLLVLSEDGSSPSVVAKTLCAVGYGASLISAWQRLGGSEESRYSAVANQWGDVQVDALNTLAIECIRDHSDNILPKLAGRNESLFVHDGQISKREVRAAIIAYLAPQGAEVLWDLGSGSGAIAVEWLLADNRNTAYSVEQKESRCHNIKENARRFGVSSSLHCFHAANMDVLADLPQPDAIFIGGGISAPGLLACCWAALADNGRCVASAVSVEGEAALYAARERYGGELTRIGVERSEALGRFTGWQTLRTVTVWHAQKIVDSKSLNSKGEH, translated from the coding sequence ATGAGAAAAGAGCAAAATGCGTTGTCGATATCAAAATTTCAGCAACCTTGGTTGAGTTTGGTTGGGCTAACAGAGGCGGGCTGGCAAGGATTGGCCGCCGATGCAAAACAGGCAGTTGAGCAAGCCTCGTTGTTAGTGGGTAGTGCGCGACAGCTTGGTCTTATTCCAGAGATAAGCGGTCAGCAGCGATTGCAGTGGTCATCACCTCTTCAAGACGGTATTGATGAAGTTTTGCAGCACTCAACAGAAATGGTCTGTGTATTGGCCAGTGGCGACCCTTTTTGGTTTGGTATTGGTGCTACCTTGAGTCGGCAATTACCGGCTTCTGCCATGCGTTGTTTTCCTGGTCCGTCAGCTTTTTCATTAGCCGCTGCGCGGCAGTCGTGGCCACTTCAGGACTGTCTTTGTCTTTCCGTGGTAGCAAGAGATGTTGACCGCTTGCGCAGTGTTTTGGCACCGGGGCAAAAACTGCTGGTGTTAAGTGAAGATGGCAGCAGTCCATCAGTGGTGGCCAAAACCCTGTGTGCTGTCGGCTACGGCGCCAGCCTGATAAGTGCGTGGCAACGCTTGGGAGGCAGCGAAGAAAGTCGTTACTCAGCGGTGGCTAATCAATGGGGTGATGTTCAGGTTGATGCGCTAAACACACTAGCTATAGAGTGTATACGCGATCACTCAGACAATATTTTACCCAAGCTTGCTGGGCGAAATGAGTCTCTTTTTGTGCACGATGGTCAGATCTCTAAGCGAGAAGTCCGGGCGGCTATTATTGCGTATCTTGCACCACAGGGGGCTGAGGTTTTGTGGGATTTAGGCTCAGGCTCGGGAGCTATTGCTGTTGAGTGGCTGTTGGCTGATAACCGCAATACGGCCTACAGCGTCGAGCAGAAGGAATCGCGTTGTCACAATATAAAAGAAAACGCCCGGCGTTTTGGCGTGAGTTCTTCATTGCATTGTTTTCACGCTGCCAACATGGATGTGCTTGCTGACTTGCCTCAGCCTGACGCCATTTTTATTGGGGGTGGTATTAGCGCTCCGGGGTTGTTGGCTTGCTGCTGGGCGGCATTAGCTGACAATGGCCGATGTGTGGCCAGCGCCGTTAGTGTAGAAGGTGAAGCTGCACTCTATGCTGCCAGAGAGCGTTATGGTGGTGAGTTGACTCGTATTGGCGTTGAGCGCAGTGAGGCTTTGGGTCGCTTTACTGGGTGGCAGACATTGCGCACCGTTACGGTGTGGCATGCGCAAAAAATTGTGGACTCAAAAAGCTTGAACTCAAAAGGCGAACACTAG
- a CDS encoding cobalt-precorrin-6A reductase — protein sequence MHVLILGGTRDAMNLAGALLDHPKFSATYSLAGRTRRPLPSGLPTRRGGFGGVDGLCNYLKQHKVDVVVDATHPFAAQMSANAVAACSKNQLPLVRLSRQPWAAINGDNWLAAQDLPHAAMLLKQHSKAGDRVLLATGGRSLQHFEDISERHLIVRCVDPPQPPPNFDSWTLLTQRGPFLLADERQLLRAENIHILVCKNSGGKAAEAKFTAARELGLPVIIVNRPEIPPADIEYFHYRDVIVCLERKSAG from the coding sequence ATGCATGTTCTAATTTTGGGCGGCACCCGAGATGCAATGAACCTTGCCGGGGCCTTGCTTGATCACCCAAAGTTCAGCGCCACTTACTCACTGGCAGGACGAACTCGTCGACCTCTGCCCTCTGGCCTGCCAACCCGCCGAGGCGGCTTTGGCGGCGTCGACGGTCTTTGCAACTATCTCAAACAACATAAAGTCGATGTCGTGGTAGATGCCACTCATCCCTTTGCCGCGCAAATGTCCGCCAATGCCGTTGCCGCCTGCAGTAAAAATCAACTCCCGCTAGTGCGTTTAAGCCGCCAGCCTTGGGCTGCAATTAACGGTGACAATTGGCTTGCCGCCCAGGATTTACCCCATGCTGCAATGCTACTTAAACAACACAGCAAGGCTGGCGACCGGGTGTTGTTGGCTACCGGCGGCCGCTCTCTGCAGCATTTTGAAGACATTAGCGAACGACATTTAATTGTGCGTTGTGTCGATCCTCCGCAACCTCCACCTAATTTTGACAGCTGGACCTTACTCACTCAGCGCGGCCCCTTCCTGTTAGCCGATGAACGCCAGCTGCTTCGTGCAGAAAACATTCATATTTTGGTCTGTAAAAATTCTGGTGGTAAGGCGGCCGAAGCAAAATTCACCGCCGCTCGAGAGTTGGGCTTGCCGGTGATTATCGTTAATCGTCCAGAAATACCCCCAGCCGACATCGAGTATTTTCACTACCGGGATGTCATCGTTTGTTTAGAACGTAAATCAGCGGGGTAA